TAACCATCATGGATGGTGCGAGAATCGGAAAAAACTGTAAAATTTTCCCGGGAACGGTAATTTCTGCAATTCCGCAGGATTTAAAGTTTGACGGAGAAGACACACAGACCATCATCGGAGATAACACTACTTTGAGAGAATGTGTGACAGTAAATAAAGGAACAAAAGCTTTAGGATACACCAAAGTAGGAGATAACTGTCTGATAATGGCGACTTCTCACGTAGCCCACGATTGCATCATCGGGAACAATGTAATTATTGCAAACGGTTGTGGTATTGCAGGTCATGTTGAAATAGGTGATTTTACAGTAATGGGTGGTCTTTCTGCGGTTCAGCAATTCGGTAAGATTGGGAAACATACGATGGTTTCCGGAGGATCATTAATCAGAAAAGATATTCCGCCTTACATTAAAGTTGCAAGAGAGCCAATTTCTTACGCTGGAATTAATTCTGTAGGTTTAAGAAGAAGAGGATTTACCAACGATAAGATTTTCGAAATTCAGAAAATTTACAGATATATCTTTCAGATGAAAATGAATGTTACACAGGCATTGGTTTACATCGAAAAAGAAATGCTTCCAACGGCTGAAAGAGATGAGATTTTAGAATTCATCAAAAACTCTCCGGGAGGTATTGTAAAAGGATACGGAACAAGTAAAGAATAATTTTAAGTTTGAAATAATGAAGACTTTAGTTTTGGTTTTTACAGTTTTATCAACATTTGTTTTTGCTCAGCAAAAAAGAAATTTATCTTCAGATAATGACTCTTTGGCGGTAAAAAATGTAAATTCTATTCTAACCCATTCAAAAAAATCTTTTTCAAATTTAAATTCAGATCTAAAGAGTTCATCAGAAGTGAATAAAAATTTAGACCAGCTTTTAATCAACACGATCAATTTCAATACGGTTATTAATAATCGTTCTGTAACTCCTACGGATGCAGGAACATTTTATAAACCGAGAGTTGATGCAATGGATATGCTTGGGAGAAAAGTTTTGAGTCTTCAGGTCTACAAATCAAAATAAAGAAAATAATATAAAAATTAATGGCAACAAGTAACGATATCAGAAAAGGTCTTTGCATCGAATTCAGCAATGATATTTTCAAAATTATTGAGTTTCTTCACGTAAAACCAGGGAAAGGCCCGGCTTTCGTAAGAACAAAAATGAAATCTGTAACGAACGGAAAAGTTCTTGATAACACTTTTTCTGCAGGTCACAAAATCGACGAAGTAAAAGTAATCACGAGAAAATTCCAGTATCTTTATGATGACGAGAATGGTTTCCACTTTATGAATAACGAAGATTTTTCTCAGCTATATTTAAACAAAGAAATGATCGAAAACTCAAACCTGATGAAAGCAGGTGAAGAAGTTACTATCATTTTGAAAGAGGCAGACGAAACTCCGCTTTCTGCTGAATTGCCACAGTCAGTTTATTTAGAAGTTATCGAAGCTGATCCGGGTGTGAAAGGAAACACTGCTACCAATGCCTTGAAAAACGCAATCGTTGAGACAGGAGCAAGAGTAATGGTTCCTTTGTTCATCGAGCCGGGTGACAAAATCAAAGTGAGCACAGAAGACGGTTCTTACTTGGAAAGAGTAAAGTAAGAATCTTACAATATCATGAAGCTGGAAGATCATAACTTTCAGCTTTCATTTTTTTATGGCAGCAATTTCCGCCCTCCGTTCCCGCTTTTTTGCCTCCGCTTCGCTCCGCAAAAAGAGCTCCACTCAGGTCGGGCTGCAATGTAAACAGAAAAATAAATTTTGTCAGAATATCAGATTTTGACCAAATTAATTCAAAAGATCATTAAAAACCGTGTCAAGGTTTCAAACTTTGACACGGTTGAAAATTTAAAAACATCATTTAAAAATATGACGTTTCATCAGCCACAAAAACTCAAAACAATTGCAGATCTTATCGGAGCAAAATTCATTGGCTCTGAAGATTTTGAAGTATTGGGAACCAACGAAATTCACAGAGTAAAATCTGGCGAAATTGTTTTCGTTAATCACCCAAAATACTACGATAAAGCCATAAACTCTGCAGCAACCATTATCTTAATCGATAAAGAAGTAGAATGTCCGGAAGGTAAAGCGCTTTTAGTTTCAGACGATCCTTTCAGAGATTTCAACAAAATAAATACGCATTTCACAAGAATTTATAACTTCACCGAAACGCTTCATGATGTAGAAATTGGCGAAGGAACAAAAATTCACCCTTCAGCAGTTTTAGGAAACAATATTACCATCGGAAAAAACACTTTAATTTTTCCAAACGTAGTGATTGGCGACAGAACGGTTATTGGTGATAATGTTGTCATTCAATCGAACACTGTTTTGGGCGGCGATGCATTTTATTACAGGAAACTCAACGGAAATTTCGACCGTTTAATCTCTGTAGGAAATGTAATTATCGAAAATAATGTAGAAATCGGGAACAGTTGTACCATTGATAGGGGAGTTACAGATTCTACGATTATTGGTGAAGGTTCAGTTTTAGATAATCAGATTCAGATTGGTCACGATACCGTAATCGGTAAAAAATGCCTGATTGCTTCACAAGTTGGCGTTGCAGGATGTTGTATTATTGGCGATGAGGTAACTCTTTGGGGACAAGTTGGTATCGCTTCCGGAAATACCATCGAAGGCGGTTCTATAATTTTAGGCAAAACCGGTGTCAACAGAGACCTTAAAAAAGGAACTTACATCGGAATGTTTGCAGAAGATTTTAAAACTTATCTTAAAAAAGAAGTGAAATTGAGAAGTCTTGAATAAACAAATTGCTCGGTTTTATCTAAAATCAAAGAAAAATAAGTAAATTTGTGAGCATTAATAAAATTATAAATAAATTAAATAAATAATAAAATGTCAATTTTAGTAAACAAAGATTCTAAAGTAATTGTACAAGGATTTACAGGTAACGAAGGTACTTTCCACGCAGGTCAGATGATCGAATACGGAACAAACGTAGTGGGTGGGGTTACTCCAGGAAAAGGAGGAAGTGAGCACTTAGGTAAGCCGGTATTTAACACTGTTGCTGATGCTGTATCAAAAGCTGGAGCCAACGTAAGTATTATTTTCGTACCACCTGCATTCGCTGCAGATGCTATTATGGAAGCTGCTGAAGCGGGTATTAAAGTGATCGTTTGTATTACAGAAGGTATTCCTGTTGCAGATATGGTAAAAGTAAAATCTTATATTGCGGACAAAGAGTGCAGATTGATCGGACCAAACTGTCCTGGAATCATCACTTCTGAAGAAGCTAAAATTGGTATTATGCCAGGTTTTGTTTTTAAAAAAGGTAAAGTAGGGATCGTTTCTAAGTCAGGAACTCTTACTTATGAAGCTGCTGATCAGGTTGTAAGAGCAGGTTACGGTATTTCTACTGCAATCGGAATTGGTGGTGACCCAATTATCGGAACTACAACTAAAGAAGCGTTAGAATTATTCATCAATGATCCAGAAACTGAAGCAGTTGTAATGATCGGAGAAATCGGTGGTGGTCTTGAGGCTGAAGCTGCAAGATGGTACAAAGCGAGTGGTTCTACAAAGCCGGTAGTAGGTTTCATCGCAGGACAAACTGCTCCTAAAGGAAGAACAATGGGTCACGCTGGTGCAATCGTTGGTGGTGATGAAGATACAGCTCAGGCAAAAATGGAAATCATGAGAGAAAACGGTATCAACGTTGTAGATTCTCCTGCTGATATTGGTGCTACTGTAGCAAAAATCCTAGGATAAGCTAAAAAAATATGATATGAAAAAAATTTTATTAACATCTGCATTGACCTTTTCTTTTTTATCGTTCGCACAAATCGATTTAAGAAGTACAAGATTTGGTCTTACTGCGGGTGGAAACTATTCCAGAGTTAAAAACGCGCACAATCCTTCAGGAGCAAGATTTGCTTTTCAGGGCGGACTTTTAGCTTTAATTCCGATGGGTGGAGCAAATCAGTTTTATCTGCAACCTGAGGTTACATATTATGGAGCTGGAGAGTCAGGGAAAAATAAAGATTCAAAAGGAGCAGATGGTTATAATGCAATGTATGCCAATAACTATTTAAGTGTTCCTATCTATTTTAAAGGATACTTTTCTGAAGCAGAATCAGAATTTTTTGGATTAATTGGTCCTAGATTTAATTTTTTGCTTAGTCAGAATGTAAAAAACGCTCCTGTAGGGAGACCTTATTACGATCCTGATGTAACAGATCCGAATTATCCTCAGATTAGTGGTAAAGCAAATAGTTTTAACTTTGCAATTGGCGCAGGAATAGGATATAGCTACAAAAGACAACTAGAATTAGCTATAAAATATGATTTAGGAATTTCAAATACTTATCCAAAGCTTATTGAAAGTTTTACTAAAGATCCTAATACTGCTAAAAAAAAATCTGAGCAGGTTCTCAGTGTAAGTTTAAGCTATATTTTTGAATAAAATTTTTTGAATAAAATAAAATCCCAGAATTAAATTCTGGGATTTTTGATTTTAACCAATGTCTATGAATCTTAGTTAATTGAAAATTTTTCTTCTTTGCAGTCAATATATAAAGAATTTTTAAGGAAGATTTTATTTCCTATCATTCCGGTCATTCCAGAAAGTTTCATCAGCATATATTGAGACTGTGAAATTCCTTCAACGTAGGTTACTTCACGTAAAAGAAGCTCTTTGTTTTTAAATTTTATGATTTGATTAGACTTTGCAGTATAGCTTGTAAGTATTCTTTCCCAGGATTGTGCTTTTTCTACAACAGGTTTTGAATTTGGTAATTTTAATTTTTGCCAAGCGTTTTTATTGGTCAAAAGTTCATATGCACTTGTCCCTGAATCATATAAAAACTCCTCTTTTTTGCCATTTAAAATACCGGATATAATTATTTTTCTCTTTTTAAATTTGAAATCCAGCTTTGCGCTGCTGAAACTTTTGGGCTCTTTTAATATATTAAAAACGACATAATTTTCTTTAAAATTAATAATAGTTTTTTTCTGATCTAAAACATCACTTCCAATGGTTCCGATAATTTTAATAGAGTCTTTATCGTTGTTTTTGCTGATAGAAATTATTTTAAACCGATCAGAAGAAACTTCAGTATTCCCGACAGTAAATTGAGTTTTGATTTGGTTTTTATTTTTAAAAATGGCTAATGAATTTTGATAAAATATAGTATTGGGAGAACCTGTATCAAACTGCATAAAATAAGTGGTAGAATCATTTTTAAGATGAACAGGCAGAAGCATAACATTTTTATTTTCACCCAACCATTTTACGATCACTTTTCCGCTTTCATTTTTTACCGTTAAATAATTTTCTTCGGGACTGAATTTTTGGTCGAAATAAAAATAAAATCCAAGACAAAGAAGAGTTAAGATGAGTAAAAATGCTAAGACTGTTTTCTTTAAAATTTTCATAAATTATTTTTATGCAAGGTTCCGTTTTAAAACTGAATTTTGCAATAAAAACGATACGTCAATTTTACGTCAATTCATTTTTTATTTTACAAGAAATTGAATTTCAGACTTGTATGTAAATCTTTATTTTTGTTTAAAGCAATTCCATTGATGATGATAGCAATTAATTTTAGGAATAAAAAAGTAATCAATACAATTAAGAAAACAGGAAATTTAACTGATAATCCTTTTTGAAGAAACGGACTTGCAATTAAAAATAAAGACATTGTTACAGAAAGAATGATTTGAAGGGCAACAATGTTTCTTCCAAGTTGTTTGTTGTAAACATCCTGTGTGTTATAAGTAAATATAAGCGGGAAAATTATTCCTCCAAACGGAATAATTAAACCCAAAAGGGCAGAACTGTTAATCAGTTTTGCCCTTTCTATATTTTTATCTTCTTTTTCAATTAAATTTTCAGGTGTTGTATTTAAACTTTCAGCAAGTGCTTTCAGTGTAAAACCTTTAGGAATATTTCCTGCCTCAATTCTCTGGATGGTTCTTAACGAAAGACCTGCTTTTTCAGAAAGTTCCTTTTGAGTAAGTCTGTTTTTCTCCCTCAGTAATTGAATTTTATTTTTCATTTTTTACCCTCTGATCCACTTCCAGATCTCCTTCAAAGTCGCCTTGTTTCCATACATCAAAATTCCTACTCGATAAATTTTTCCGGCAAGGAAAATCATGAAAATAGTTGTTCCTAAAAGCAAACCAATCGACAAAGCAATCTGCCAAGCCGGAACTCCGAAAGGAATTCTTGCAACCATCGCAACAGGCGAAGTAAATGGAATAATCGACATCCAGAAACCAACCGGTCCGTCAGGATTATTAATCACAGAAATACTTCCATACATCCCTAATGTAAGTGGAAGAATGGCAAATAAAGTAAACTGCTGCGTTTCCGTTTCGTTGTCAACAGCTGAACCAATTGCAGCATAAACAGAACTATAAAACATATATCCTAAAAGGAAAAATATGATAAATACAAAAATAATCAATGGGAAATTTAGCTCTAATAAGCTGTGAGAAACCTGAGTTGCGATTTGTGCGATATCAAGTTTGCTCATCAGTTCTTCATTTCCTCCCGGAATGTTTTTCTGAAGTGAAGAAAATCCTGTGTTTAAAACCAAAGCTCCAGCTACAGACATGATAATCCATACAATAAACTGCGTTAAAGCAACCATGGTAACTCCCAAAATCTTTCCCATCATCAATTCAAAAGGTTTTACTGAAGATATGATGATTTCTACAACACGATTGTTTTTTTCCTCCAAAACACTTCGCATTACACGAACTCCATAAATGATGATAAACATAAATGTTACATACATCAAAACCATGCTTAAAGCGCTTTTTACGCCAAATGCCAAATCTGAATCTTCTTTATTATCTTCAGAAACGTTGATGGTTTTTAAAGTGAAACTTTTATCAAGATCAGCAAGTTGCGCTTCCTGAATTCCAAGTTGTTTTATTTTCTCTTTTTTAATGACATTCGTAATGTCTGAAATAATTTGTTGTTTAGTATCAAAACCTATTTTGGTGTTTACAACCAATCGTGTGCTTTTCTCTAAATCATCAAAATTATTTTCTGATAAAGCCGGAAGAATTAAAATCCCGTCCAGAGTTTCATTACCTTTT
Above is a genomic segment from Chryseobacterium mulctrae containing:
- a CDS encoding ABC transporter permease; its protein translation is MNNIFLITKREFLTQVKKKSFVILTLLAPLMIIAFGAVVGMMFKANQSHNVIEVVDNSGLFKGQLKSDEKINYVFIPSAEEQSKLNNLKGNETLDGILILPALSENNFDDLEKSTRLVVNTKIGFDTKQQIISDITNVIKKEKIKQLGIQEAQLADLDKSFTLKTINVSEDNKEDSDLAFGVKSALSMVLMYVTFMFIIIYGVRVMRSVLEEKNNRVVEIIISSVKPFELMMGKILGVTMVALTQFIVWIIMSVAGALVLNTGFSSLQKNIPGGNEELMSKLDIAQIATQVSHSLLELNFPLIIFVFIIFFLLGYMFYSSVYAAIGSAVDNETETQQFTLFAILPLTLGMYGSISVINNPDGPVGFWMSIIPFTSPVAMVARIPFGVPAWQIALSIGLLLGTTIFMIFLAGKIYRVGILMYGNKATLKEIWKWIRG
- a CDS encoding porin family protein; translation: MKKILLTSALTFSFLSFAQIDLRSTRFGLTAGGNYSRVKNAHNPSGARFAFQGGLLALIPMGGANQFYLQPEVTYYGAGESGKNKDSKGADGYNAMYANNYLSVPIYFKGYFSEAESEFFGLIGPRFNFLLSQNVKNAPVGRPYYDPDVTDPNYPQISGKANSFNFAIGAGIGYSYKRQLELAIKYDLGISNTYPKLIESFTKDPNTAKKKSEQVLSVSLSYIFE
- the sucD gene encoding succinate--CoA ligase subunit alpha; this translates as MSILVNKDSKVIVQGFTGNEGTFHAGQMIEYGTNVVGGVTPGKGGSEHLGKPVFNTVADAVSKAGANVSIIFVPPAFAADAIMEAAEAGIKVIVCITEGIPVADMVKVKSYIADKECRLIGPNCPGIITSEEAKIGIMPGFVFKKGKVGIVSKSGTLTYEAADQVVRAGYGISTAIGIGGDPIIGTTTKEALELFINDPETEAVVMIGEIGGGLEAEAARWYKASGSTKPVVGFIAGQTAPKGRTMGHAGAIVGGDEDTAQAKMEIMRENGINVVDSPADIGATVAKILG
- a CDS encoding helix-turn-helix domain-containing protein produces the protein MKNKIQLLREKNRLTQKELSEKAGLSLRTIQRIEAGNIPKGFTLKALAESLNTTPENLIEKEDKNIERAKLINSSALLGLIIPFGGIIFPLIFTYNTQDVYNKQLGRNIVALQIILSVTMSLFLIASPFLQKGLSVKFPVFLIVLITFLFLKLIAIIINGIALNKNKDLHTSLKFNFL
- the lpxA gene encoding acyl-ACP--UDP-N-acetylglucosamine O-acyltransferase, which produces MIHQLAAVDKRAKIGRNVVVEPFTTIAADVEIGEGTWIGSNVTIMDGARIGKNCKIFPGTVISAIPQDLKFDGEDTQTIIGDNTTLRECVTVNKGTKALGYTKVGDNCLIMATSHVAHDCIIGNNVIIANGCGIAGHVEIGDFTVMGGLSAVQQFGKIGKHTMVSGGSLIRKDIPPYIKVAREPISYAGINSVGLRRRGFTNDKIFEIQKIYRYIFQMKMNVTQALVYIEKEMLPTAERDEILEFIKNSPGGIVKGYGTSKE
- the efp gene encoding elongation factor P, translated to MATSNDIRKGLCIEFSNDIFKIIEFLHVKPGKGPAFVRTKMKSVTNGKVLDNTFSAGHKIDEVKVITRKFQYLYDDENGFHFMNNEDFSQLYLNKEMIENSNLMKAGEEVTIILKEADETPLSAELPQSVYLEVIEADPGVKGNTATNALKNAIVETGARVMVPLFIEPGDKIKVSTEDGSYLERVK
- a CDS encoding LpxD N-terminal domain-containing protein, whose product is MTFHQPQKLKTIADLIGAKFIGSEDFEVLGTNEIHRVKSGEIVFVNHPKYYDKAINSAATIILIDKEVECPEGKALLVSDDPFRDFNKINTHFTRIYNFTETLHDVEIGEGTKIHPSAVLGNNITIGKNTLIFPNVVIGDRTVIGDNVVIQSNTVLGGDAFYYRKLNGNFDRLISVGNVIIENNVEIGNSCTIDRGVTDSTIIGEGSVLDNQIQIGHDTVIGKKCLIASQVGVAGCCIIGDEVTLWGQVGIASGNTIEGGSIILGKTGVNRDLKKGTYIGMFAEDFKTYLKKEVKLRSLE